DNA from Streptomyces luteogriseus:
GGTCGATGCGGCCGACCAACTCGTCCAGCAGGGCGATGAGTTCCTCGGGCGGCAGGTCCAGGGCGGAGAAGTTGTGCACCGCGGTGCGCAGCCGCCCCATCGTGGCCGCGGCATGCAGCCCGTGTCCGACGACGTCCCCGACCACGAGCGCGACCCTGGCCCCCGACAACGGCAGCACGTCGAACCAGTCACCGCCGACCCCGGCCTGCGCGGGCAGATAGCGGTAGGCGATCTCCAGGGCGCCCTGCTCGGGCAGGTTGCGGGGGAGCAGGCTGCGCTGGAGGGTCACGGCCATGCTGTGCTCGCGGGTGTAGCGGCGCGCGTTGTCGATGGAGACGGCGGCCCGGGTGACCAGCTCCTCGGCCAGGGCCAGCTCGTCGGTGTCGAACGGCACCTGCTTCTCGTAGCGCCAGAAGCTCACCACCCCGAGCACCAGGGTGCCGGCCCGCAGCGGCACGGTGATCAGTGAGTGGATGCCGTATGTGACGATCTGCGCGGAGCGCTCCAGGTCCTGGGCCTGCCAGCCCGTGGCCTGGCTCAGCCGGGGCTCCAGGACCGGGCTGCCCGTGGCGAGGCTGCGGCCCTGCGGGGAGGACTCGACGAACCTGATGCGCTCCCCGACCGGGTAGAGCGGGGCGTCCTTGCGGATCCCGCTCATCGCCGTACGGCTGAGCGCCGCCACGGCGTTCGGCTGCCCGCCGCCCAGCACCGCGTCGAACAGGTCCACGGTGACGAAGTCGGCGAACCGGGGCACGGCCAGCTCGGTGAGTTCCTCGGCCGTGCGGGTCACGTCGAGGCTGGTCCCGATGCCCACTCCGGCGTCGTAGAGCATGTTGAGCCGCTCCCGAGCGGTCTCGGCCCGCCCGGACAGGGCCCGCAGTTCCGTGGAGTCGCGCAGGGTGGCGACGCTGCCGGGCGGGACGCCCGCACGGTCCGTGGTCCGCTGGTTGACGGCGAGGAGCCGGTCCCCGACCAGGTGCACTTCGTCCGTGGCGACGCGTCCGGAGGCCAGCAGGTCGGCGGTGCCCGGGTCGAGACCGAGGCTGAGGACGTGCCGGCCCTCGGCGTCGGCGGGCAGTCCGAGCAGGCGGTGTGCCTCGTCGTTGGCGAGCACCAGGGTGCCCCCGTCGTCGACGATGAGCACGCCCTCGCGGACGGCGTGCAGCACGGCGTCGTGATGTTCGTACATCCGGGTCATCTCGTGCGGCCCGAGCCCGTGGGTCTGGCGCAGCAGCCGCCGGCTCACCAGCGCGGCACCCGCCGTCGCCAGGGCGAGCGCGATCGCGGCGGCCGCGAGCACGAGGGGCAGCTGGCGGTCGGCGGTCCCGCCGACGTTCTTGGTCGTGATCCCCGCCGAGACCAGGCCCACGACCCGGCCGTCCGGGTCCTTCACCGGTACCACGGCCTGGACGAGCCGGCCGATGGTGCCGTCGATCTCCTCGGTGAACGACTTCCCGGCCAGCGCCGGGGCGATCGTCCCGACGAACTTCTTGCCGATGCGGTCGGGCTTGGGGTGGGTGTACCGGATTCCGTCGGTGTTCAGCACGACGATGAAGTCGACCTTCGACGCCACGCGGGCGGCCTCGGCCCGTGGCTGGAGCACGGCGCTGGGATCAGGGCTCCGCAGGGCCTCGACGGTGCCCGGCGCGTTCGCGAACGTCTCCGCCACGGCGAGCGAGCGGTTGCGAGCCTCCTGCGTCGTGTCGTGCCGTACCTGCAGCACCAACGCCACCACGGCCGCCACGACCAGCAACAGCACGATCACCACGACGAGCAGGAACACCTGTCCGGCGACGCTGCGTCCGCCCAGCACCGACCGCAGCACCGCCACCGGTTGCCACCGCGACGAGCCCGCCTCCCGCCGC
Protein-coding regions in this window:
- a CDS encoding SpoIIE family protein phosphatase/ATP-binding protein; amino-acid sequence: MVRLLGRSGTRSPLRPGAAPSTRQRREAGSSRWQPVAVLRSVLGGRSVAGQVFLLVVVIVLLLVVAAVVALVLQVRHDTTQEARNRSLAVAETFANAPGTVEALRSPDPSAVLQPRAEAARVASKVDFIVVLNTDGIRYTHPKPDRIGKKFVGTIAPALAGKSFTEEIDGTIGRLVQAVVPVKDPDGRVVGLVSAGITTKNVGGTADRQLPLVLAAAAIALALATAGAALVSRRLLRQTHGLGPHEMTRMYEHHDAVLHAVREGVLIVDDGGTLVLANDEAHRLLGLPADAEGRHVLSLGLDPGTADLLASGRVATDEVHLVGDRLLAVNQRTTDRAGVPPGSVATLRDSTELRALSGRAETARERLNMLYDAGVGIGTSLDVTRTAEELTELAVPRFADFVTVDLFDAVLGGGQPNAVAALSRTAMSGIRKDAPLYPVGERIRFVESSPQGRSLATGSPVLEPRLSQATGWQAQDLERSAQIVTYGIHSLITVPLRAGTLVLGVVSFWRYEKQVPFDTDELALAEELVTRAAVSIDNARRYTREHSMAVTLQRSLLPRNLPEQGALEIAYRYLPAQAGVGGDWFDVLPLSGARVALVVGDVVGHGLHAAATMGRLRTAVHNFSALDLPPEELIALLDELVGRIDQDETEDEGSAPVTGATCLYAVYDPVSRRCTVARAGHPPPALIHPDGSVEFPDVPAGPPLGLGGLPFETAELDLAEGSRLVLYTDGLIEDRERDIDVGLEMLREALGRADESPEDTCRVVLDSQLTARSSDDIALIVARTRALSADQVAEWPVPADPAAVGEVRAAVSRQLAEWGLDELTFSTELILSELVTNALRYGGGPIRVRVLRDRNLICEVFDSSSTSPHLRYATMTDEGGRGLFLVAQLAERWGTRYLPAGKVIWAEQPLP